In the Sulfobacillus thermosulfidooxidans DSM 9293 genome, GAGTTACAACTTGTGATTTGACGAAAATTCAAAGCGCTAAATCATTGGGATGATGAAAATTTCATTATGCGCTTGCCATTACTATACAATAACAAGTAAAACAAAACAAGGGCAGAACGCAATCCGTTCTGCCCAGCAATGGGGGAGCTCATGATGACGAGGACGAGGACGCGTTGTCATCCAGAGGCAAATATTTTTCCCCGAATGTTTTAAGCGCGTCTAAAATGGGCATTAAAGCCAGTCCCTTGGGGGTTAAGGCATATTCTACCCGGGGCGGCTTTTCAACAAAGCGGGTGCGACTAATCACGCCTTCACGGGTGAGCATTTTTAATCGCTGGCTAAGAATTCTTGGATTAATTCCCGCTTGTTGCAATTCCGTGAAGCGCTTTTGTCCCGTGGCTAAATCCCGTAAAATCATAATGATATAGACATCTGCAAATAGCATGGCTGTCCTTTGAATAGGACAGGTAACATCACGCCACGATTCCATCGCCCTCACCTCAATAATCGACAAAAATATTTCTATGCTCACTATACACCATTCCCCCTTAAGCTTATGCTTTCTTGGAGAGTGGCTGACAATCCCCGTTATTTTCATTTTTTTGTAGTTTATAGGTGATTTGGGTGGATATCGTGCAGGAATTTTGTTAATAAATGGCGAATAATTATCAAAAGAGCAACTTTACTCATCGAAATCCGCGCGTCTTTCGTGATGCTATTCAAGCATTTGTATCGTGAATGAAATCACAAGATATCGATTGAGGATTGACGAGTTCGCCAAACATCTATAAAAGCCGTAAACATCAATAGAACGCAAACACATAGAACAAATTAACAAATTAAGGAAGTTTCTCGAATGATGACACAAATTCTCACGGAACAAGGATGGTATTTCACGTGATTAGCTTTCAAACCTTCATAAAAGGTATTAGGGGATGGGGAGAGGATCTCTTCTTAATCTCTACATCTTCTTACCGAAAAGAGCTCATGACACTCAGCATAAGCTGACCTGTTGGAGTATGACTCTTTTTCAACGGCTGTTGTTCTCCCCTAAGACATCTTATTATCGAAATGGTTTGAAAGAAGGCTAGGTGCTTCCATGACATGGTTAGCGGATACAGCGTTTGAAGAATCGGAACGTTTCGTGGGTCGGACCAGTGAATTGCAACAGTTTCAGGCCTGGCTTCATGATTCTCGACCCCTTACCCAACTCTGGGATGTGCACGGCATTGCGGGGATGGGCAAGTCGACTTTATTATGGCAATGGATGGCAAATGCACGCCGTCAACAAGTGCCGTCAGTGTGGATGGACGGCCGTTCTTGCCCTAAGCAACCGGTGCAATTTCTTGACCACCTCTTTGACATCACGGAAAATGTCCTGCCGATTAGCCCGCGCAAAAAAAATTCGTGGCCTGAACGATTTCTTTGGGTTATCGATAATTTTGATGATCTTGAGTCGCTTGAAGCCTGGTTGCGAGAAGACCTTATTGCGCGGCTGCCAGAACAGGGAGGTCTTCTCGTTTTTGCCTCCCGCCGGGGACTGTCTGCACATTGGCATGTTCATCCCATTTGGGCTTCTCGGCTGCGAAAACTCCCCTTGAAGCCGTGGACGCTGTATGAAGCCCGCACATACTTTCACCGACTGGGATTAAAAATGACGGAGGAGTTGCAGCAGGTGCTTCGCCCATTACATGGTCATCCTTTGTCCATGGCAGTGGCCGGAGAATATTTTACGCGCCGAGGCACCGTCATGAATAAGCGGGACTATTCCTTTTTGGAAACCATTACCGCCGAATTATTGCGCGAAGTGACCGATTCCCAGCTTCATCCCTTTTTAGATATTTTAACGGTGTTACCGTCTGCCAACCAAGATATGATAACGGCCATTGCCGAGCCATTGGCGATCAGCACGCAACAATATCGGGATTTAAGCCGGCTATCCTTTGTCCGGCTGGTGCCTTCGGGACTGGCTCTTCATGATGTGGTACGTTCTCAGCTTTTAGCATCGATGCAAGAACATCATCCGATGACACTCAAACAGTTGCGCTTAAAAGCCTTGGATTATTTAGGCACTTTATATCGCCAGAGTCAGTCAGGCAGCGAAAAAAATCATCTTGGCTATCTGTTACTGGAGATTACCGCACAATCTTTGCCGATTTCGAGTCCTTACGCCAATATTGCGGCGATTGACGAGATTGTGCGCGAAAACCAGTTAAAGGAGGGTGACCTGGAGTGCCTTCATACCATGATCGAGCATTGGGGACGCCAAAGTTTGGACATGCCCAGTTTAGCTGTGGCCCATGCCTTTTTAGATGATATCGCCCGCAATATCGATGATGGGATTCGGATATTCCGGGCACCTAGTGGGGAGCCAGTAGCCTTTTTTGCGAGCCTGCCCCTGTACCAAAAGACTGTAGACCTTATCGAGCGCTATGTGCCTGGCAGTGTTGCCCGGTATTTTCCTCATGATACAGAGTTTCCTCGTGATAGGGACCAGGTGGACACGTTTTTTGGTGTCCTTGTGGGCGTGAAACCCGATGATCCCCGCTACCACCCGCATGATTTGTTAGGGATTTTAATTCGGGATGGGCTATCCCACCTCGGGCGCGGACTTCGCGGTGTGATTGGGGTTAGTGAACCCAATTTTAAAGAGTTACTGGAACTCTTAGGCTTTATGGCCCATCCCATTGATGCGGAGCAGGGCATTTATGCTTTTACTTTAGACATGCGCCAGCGTGATTTTTTGCTGTGGGTGGGTTCTATTGTGCAAGCTTTGAACCGACCAGCTATCCGGATGCAGTATCCCGTCGATGAAAATTTGCTGCGGCGGGTTTTAAAGGCGTTACACGATCCCGGGGCTTTTAAAAAAACGGCGATTGCTGATATTTTAGGGTGTCAACCCGAAGAAGCCCGCTACATCCTGCAATCTTTGCTGACCAAAGCGCCGGTTCCGCCTCTCACGGAAAATGAACAAAATTTGTTGCGGTTAACCTTTGTCGAACGCATCGGCAATGCGGACTCTATTGCCTTAGCTCTACATTTGTCGCGGCCAACCTATTACCGCATGTTGAAACAAAGTCTGGTAAACTTATGCACCGTTTTGCAATCTGGCGACTTTTTGTCAGCCACTTTAGAGTAAAGCGAAGTCTAACCGTATACTTACTCGGATTACATCCTGTCGTTTTCAGCTAGACTTCAGGCTCGGAATCTTTCTCCTCTTTTATAATGAGTATTAACCATTATGAGAAAGATTATGAAAGGATCTTGTAGCGGATGAAATGGCATTGGCCTGCCCTTGTCTTAGGACTTGCAGCAATTGGAACGTTAGGTACATTCGGTATTACCCATTCGGAAAATATGTGGCCGCAAGTGGCTGACCAGCAAATTGGAGCATCGGAGTGGAATATGTTTGGAACGGGACCATCGCATGATGCGGTCATTGAAAATGGGCCGAACCAGAATCTCAGCGTGAAATGGACGCGTCAATTTTCACAGCCACTCATGCAGCCAAGTGTTGTCCGTGGTGTGGTTTACGTTGGGGGAATTGGGAACAAGCCCGCTGTCTATGCTATCGACGCCAAAACGGGTAAGACCTTGTGGAAAACCGATGTCAATAATCAAGTCATGACCACTCCGGTCGTGCATGATGGAATTGTTTTTGTGGGATCAGGCAATCATAATTTTCCAATATCTCACGTGCCCCAATATGGTGTACAGATTATTCGAGGTAATGGTCCCAGTGCCATTTATGCTCTAGATGCACGAACGGGCGCCATCTTATGGAAACATGAAACACAAGGCGAGGATATGCCCACTTTTGTGTACGCGAATCACTTAGTGTATGTGGCCAATGGATCCGATGAATTATTAGCTTTAAGCCCGCTGACAGGGCAAACCGTATGGAAACTGTCTTTGCCTTCTTATGTCAGCATGTCCTCCCCGACTATCGTGGGCAATATGATGTATTTTGGGGGAACGCATCCCGCCGCCATATATGCCATTAACCTCCAAACGCATCAAGTGCAATGGATGCACACCTTACCCCATCCTTTAGGAGGATCCGACGATGTGCCACCGGCGGCGGCCGATGGCATGATCTATTTCGATTATGTCCAACAAGTGCATAATGAGCCACATGAAGTGGTTTACGCGCTTAATGCGCAAAATGGCCATACGGTGTGGACCGTTGATGAAGGAGCGGGAACAATTCCAGTGGGACCCAATGGGGGACCACGAGATGAGACCGGAATTCCCACGATTTATGGAAACAGGTTATATGTCAGTAGTCCTTTAACGGATTCTTTTTACGCGTTTAATTTACAAACAGGTGCATTAGATTTTAGTGTGCACTTTAAGAGCCAAATGACCCAGGGCCCTGTCATCTATCAAGGCGTATGCTATGTGGGCGATGTGCACGGAAACTTTTATGCCATTAACGCCACAACCGGAAAAATTCAAGGAAAACTCCACTTTCAAGGGGCCTTTATGCCCTCCACGCCGGTGTTAGTGGGGCAAACCCTTTTCATTGGCGATAAAGCGGGTCAATTTATGGCGATTCCGTTATCGGAATTTGCATCATAAGACATATTCGAGACTTACCGCGTGGTCGCGAACCATGCTAGGGCTGGGAATCCAAGTAAGCTCGAAATAATTGGTAGTCACGCCCCATAACAGGATTTAGACGTAGCGCCATGTCAAAGAGACGGGGCTGTCCACTTTCACGGCACCGCAAAACGGTCCCGTTCATCTTAATGGTGCGCGTGGGTAACTCCAGAATAAAATCGACCGTTGTTCCTTCCGTAAACGCCATCG is a window encoding:
- a CDS encoding winged helix-turn-helix transcriptional regulator, translated to MSIEIFLSIIEVRAMESWRDVTCPIQRTAMLFADVYIIMILRDLATGQKRFTELQQAGINPRILSQRLKMLTREGVISRTRFVEKPPRVEYALTPKGLALMPILDALKTFGEKYLPLDDNASSSSSS
- a CDS encoding ATP-binding protein; its protein translation is MTWLADTAFEESERFVGRTSELQQFQAWLHDSRPLTQLWDVHGIAGMGKSTLLWQWMANARRQQVPSVWMDGRSCPKQPVQFLDHLFDITENVLPISPRKKNSWPERFLWVIDNFDDLESLEAWLREDLIARLPEQGGLLVFASRRGLSAHWHVHPIWASRLRKLPLKPWTLYEARTYFHRLGLKMTEELQQVLRPLHGHPLSMAVAGEYFTRRGTVMNKRDYSFLETITAELLREVTDSQLHPFLDILTVLPSANQDMITAIAEPLAISTQQYRDLSRLSFVRLVPSGLALHDVVRSQLLASMQEHHPMTLKQLRLKALDYLGTLYRQSQSGSEKNHLGYLLLEITAQSLPISSPYANIAAIDEIVRENQLKEGDLECLHTMIEHWGRQSLDMPSLAVAHAFLDDIARNIDDGIRIFRAPSGEPVAFFASLPLYQKTVDLIERYVPGSVARYFPHDTEFPRDRDQVDTFFGVLVGVKPDDPRYHPHDLLGILIRDGLSHLGRGLRGVIGVSEPNFKELLELLGFMAHPIDAEQGIYAFTLDMRQRDFLLWVGSIVQALNRPAIRMQYPVDENLLRRVLKALHDPGAFKKTAIADILGCQPEEARYILQSLLTKAPVPPLTENEQNLLRLTFVERIGNADSIALALHLSRPTYYRMLKQSLVNLCTVLQSGDFLSATLE
- a CDS encoding PQQ-binding-like beta-propeller repeat protein — translated: MKWHWPALVLGLAAIGTLGTFGITHSENMWPQVADQQIGASEWNMFGTGPSHDAVIENGPNQNLSVKWTRQFSQPLMQPSVVRGVVYVGGIGNKPAVYAIDAKTGKTLWKTDVNNQVMTTPVVHDGIVFVGSGNHNFPISHVPQYGVQIIRGNGPSAIYALDARTGAILWKHETQGEDMPTFVYANHLVYVANGSDELLALSPLTGQTVWKLSLPSYVSMSSPTIVGNMMYFGGTHPAAIYAINLQTHQVQWMHTLPHPLGGSDDVPPAAADGMIYFDYVQQVHNEPHEVVYALNAQNGHTVWTVDEGAGTIPVGPNGGPRDETGIPTIYGNRLYVSSPLTDSFYAFNLQTGALDFSVHFKSQMTQGPVIYQGVCYVGDVHGNFYAINATTGKIQGKLHFQGAFMPSTPVLVGQTLFIGDKAGQFMAIPLSEFAS